The region CTTAATACTCTTATTTTTGAGGAAATCATCAAAACTCTTAGATATCTTGCCACTATCAGCATTATAATAATATACTTTAGTTTTACCTATATCCTTTACCGAAAACGAGTCTACACTTTTTAATGCATTCCCAAGAATTAATATTGTAACTATGGGCATTAAAAGCATCATAATAAGAACTTTTTTATCAGATAAATTTATTTTAATAGTGTTAAATGCGATATAAAATATATTCATAAGTACTCCCCCCTAATCTCTAAGCTTTTTGCCTGTAAGTGTAAGGAATACACCTTCAAGAGTAGGTTTCTCAACATTAATCGAAACAATTTTGCTTTTAAATTCAGCTATCTTTGCTGTAATGCTGCTTATATTTTCGCTGTTCTTTTGAGATATAATCTCCAGTAAATTGCCATTTTGATTGCATTTTTTTACATCTTTAACTTCTTCTAAAGCTGAAATTAGCTCCTTTGAGACTTTTGATAATTCAATTTCTACTTTTTCCTCATTAGAAATCATTTCTTTTAACTCATCATTTGTTCCCGTAGCTATTTCTCTTCCATTATCTATAATTGTAATTTTGCTGCATAAAGCTTCTATTTCCTCCATGTAGTGCGAGGTATATATTATTGTAGAACCAAGTTCATTTAACTTTTTAACAGATTCCAAAATATGATTTCTAGACTGTGGATCAATTCCTACTGTAGGTTCGTCCATTATAATTAGCTTAGGTCTATGAACTATAGCGCATGCAATATTAAGTCTTCTCTGCATACCACCTGAATACTGCTTAGGTTTATCCTTTCTTCTGTCCCATAATCCTGTAAAGTCAAGTGCTTCCTTAGCTCTATCTTTTAGAAGATTACCTCTAAGTCCATTAATTTTTCCAAAAAACACTACATTTTCGTAAGCTGATAAATCATTAAAAACTGCTATGTCTTGAGGGACAACCCCTATATTTCTTTTTATTTCAGTATCATTTCCATTAAAGCTCTTGCCAAATATTTTAATTTCACCGCTATCAATTTTAGTAAGTCCTGTTATTGCATTTATAGTTGTAGATTTCCCTGCTCCATTAGGCCCTAAAAGTCCGTAAATTTCACCGTCTTCAATTTTAAGATTTAAATTATCTACTGCTGTAAAATCCTTATATTTCTTTTTAAGATTTTTAATCTCTAATATCATACTTATTTCCTCCAACAAAAATTTTATAAAAAATGCAGAAACCTTTTAATAATTCCTATGCTTTTATAATATTAAATATTGTCAAGATAAAATAGTGAGCTTCATCACAATCATAGATGACATTTGTCATAAAATATGTACAGATAGTAACTTTTGCAATTACAAACATAGTGCAATTAATTTATTTTTTATAGCACAAAAAAAGCAATATTTTGATGTATTGCTTTTTTCTTAAATTCTTTATCTATGATCTTAGCTATTTTTCAAATAAAATATAGCCAGTTGAGTCCTATCCCTAAGTTCAAGCTTTTCAAGTAAATTTGTAATATAATTTCTAACAGTTCCTTCACTTAAATATAGTTTTCCGGCTATTTCTTTATTAGAAAGTCCGTCACCTATAAGTTTCAATATATCTCTTTCTCTATCCGTTAGATTGTACTTTTCTAAATCACTTTTATTTTCTCCATTCTTGATAAAATTGGATATAGTTTGAGCTACATTTTTCTCAAATACCATATTGCCCTTTACAACTGTTTTTA is a window of Clostridium pasteurianum DNA encoding:
- a CDS encoding ABC transporter ATP-binding protein; amino-acid sequence: MILEIKNLKKKYKDFTAVDNLNLKIEDGEIYGLLGPNGAGKSTTINAITGLTKIDSGEIKIFGKSFNGNDTEIKRNIGVVPQDIAVFNDLSAYENVVFFGKINGLRGNLLKDRAKEALDFTGLWDRRKDKPKQYSGGMQRRLNIACAIVHRPKLIIMDEPTVGIDPQSRNHILESVKKLNELGSTIIYTSHYMEEIEALCSKITIIDNGREIATGTNDELKEMISNEEKVEIELSKVSKELISALEEVKDVKKCNQNGNLLEIISQKNSENISSITAKIAEFKSKIVSINVEKPTLEGVFLTLTGKKLRD